The Sporosarcina sp. 6E9 genome segment ATGAGTTTAAAAAAGTCGTTCAATTAATAATCGATGTTTATAAAGACTTTAATATCACAGACTACTCGTTCCGTGTTTCTTATCGTGATCCAGAGGATACAGAGAAATATTTCGATGATGATGCAATGTGGGAACGCGCACAGGAAATGCTGAAAGAAGCGATGGATGAACTTGATGTTGAGTACATTGAAGTTGAAGGCGAAGCGGCATTTTATGGTCCGAAGTTGGATGTTCAAGTGAAAACAGCAATTGGTATGGAAGAAACTCTATCCACAGTTCAACTTGATTTCCTTCTACCGGAGCGTTTTGACTTAACTTATATCGGCGAAGACGGCAAACAGCACAGACCAGTTGTTATTCACCGTGGTGTTGTCGGAACAATGGAGCGTTTCGTTGCGTACTTAATTGAAGAATATAAAGGCGCATTCCCAACGTGGCTCGCACCAGTACAAGTTCAAGTCATTCCAGTTTCACCAAATGCACATTTCGACTATGCGAATGATGTTCGTGAGAAGCTAGTGGAAGCTGGATTCCGAGTAGCACTTGATGAGCGGGATGAGAAAATCGGCTATAAAATTCGCGAAGCTCAAATGCAAAAGGTACCGTATATGCTTGTTCTTGGAGATAAAGAAATTGAATCCGGTGAAGTAAACGTTCGTAAATACGGCGAGAAGCAATCCGAAAGCATGCAGTTTGAAGACTTTATTAAAATAGTATCAGCAGAAGTATCGAAGTAAACTTAAATGTAATGGTTGACATCTGTTGTTCAGGATGGTAAGATGATTAAGGTAAGTTAATTAATGAATATAGTTTGTGGTATAAGAAGAGGCTACCCGCTTCTCACCTGATTGACGCGAAAACGTTGTTAGCAGGTCAGCACATTTATGAAGTATCGTACATGTTGATGTGCGTACACATATGCGGGTAGACAAATCCAATTTGTCTACTCGCTTTTTTATTTCCTATACAGTTGGTTATATCCAAACTATCTATTCTTGAGACAAGTTTACCCGGAGGTGGATTACTATTAGCAAAGACATGAACGTAAATCAGGGCATACGTGCCCGCGAGGTTCGTCTGATTGATCATAATGGCGAACAGCTTGGAATCAAAACTCGTAACGAAGCACTGGAAATTGCAACGCGTGTTAACTTGGACTTAGTTCTCGTAGCACCGAAAGCAAAACCGCCAGTTGCTAGAATTATGGACCATGGAAAGTTCAAGTTTGAGCAACAAAAGAAAGAACGTGAAGTACGAAGAAATCAGAAAGTTATTCTTCTCAAGGAAGTGCGATTAAGCCCGACTATTGATGAACATGACTTTCAAACGAAACTTCGTAACGCAATTCGTTTCCTAGAAAATGGGGACAAAGTAAAAGCATCGATTCGTTTTAGAGGACGTGCGATTACGCATAAGGAAATCGGGCAACGAGTACTTGACCGGTTTGCTGAAGAATGTAAAGAGTTAGCAACAATTGAACAGAGACCGAAGATGGAAGGCCGAAGCATGTTCTTAGTGCTTGCACCGACTGTCGAGAAATAAGGTACAATGAAAGATTTAGGAGGAACCATTTATGGCTAAGATGAAAACACATAGTGGATCAGCAAAACGTTTCAAAAAGACAGGCACTGGAAAAGTAAAACGTGGCCGTGCTTACACAAGTCACCTTTTTGCAAACAAAACGACAAAAGCAAAACGTCACCTGCGTAAAGCTTCACTTGTTTCTTCAGGAGACTACAAACGCATTCGTGAAATGATCACATACCTAAAATAATAAAAATACTAAATTCGAACAGAAAAGCAGGAGGTTATTACTATGCCACGTGTAAAAAGTGGAGTAGAAAGACGTAAACGCCGTAATCGCGTTTTAAAATTAGCAAAAGGTTACTATGGTTCTAAACATAGACTTTATAGAACAGCAAACGAACAAGTAATGAGATCATTTAACTACGCATACAGAGACCGTCGTCAGAGAAAACGTGATTTCCGTAAACTATGGATTACACGTATTAACGCGGCTGCTCGTATGAATGGTCTTTCATACAGCAATATGATGCACGGCTTAAAAGTAGCTGGAATTGACATCAACCGTAAAATGCTTGCTGACCTTGCAGTGTCTGACGCACAAGCGTTCACTCAACTTGCAGATGCAGCGAAAAAAGCAGTTGCAAAATAAGTAATGAAAACTAAACCGCCTGATCGCTTGAAGAAATTCAAGTGTAGGCGGTTTTTGATTTTTAATTCCCCAATGGGATAATTTAAGTGTAAACTATAGGAAAGGGGGAAGTGCGAATGCAAACAGTGGCACTCATTTGTATTGCAGTTATGTCGGTTTGGACGTTCGCGGCGATGGGTTACGACAAACGCCAATCGAAGAGAAAAGGACAGCGGGTTCCTGAAAAAAACTTGTGGTTGCTTGCGATGCTTGGCGGAGGAATCGGTGCTTATTTTGGCATGCAACTGTTCCGCCATAAAACTAGACACACATCATTTCGAATCGGCTTTCTAATGTTAGCGATTCTTTATGGGGTGCTAATACTTTATTTATTTGGCGTGACGCTACCGACTACTTCTTTTGTATAAAAAAACTGTCAAAGAATGCAGGTAGCATGCCTGACAGCGTTTAATACGATTAATTCATTAATTTTTCGATTGGATTTTTCCAACTAATTTTTGCAGTCGGATAATTGGATAGAATTTCAGCTTTTAGGAAGTTAAAATCATCTTTAGTAAAACCTTGAAGTTTAGCTTCGTTTTTTACCCAAACAAAAATAGAGACAACATCGAATGAGGTTTCTGTCGTACCTAAATATTTTTCACCTTCAAACATTGCACCTTTATAAGTAATGAAGAAGTTTTTACGCACATTTCTTACATCATCATAGAAATAATAACGTTCCTCTTCATAAGCATCATCCAGTTTACGCTTCGGGTCGAATAAATAACGAATCCCCCGGTAAAATAAATAAATTATAAATGCAATGATCAAAAAGCGGATCACGAGTCCCATATAGATCCCCCTTATCAAATATATACTTCTCTTCTATACGATTAACTCTGCAAAAAGTTTCACTTTAATTAAAATAAATCGGAGGTTTTTTCATGAAACTGACAAAACTATTTGAAATGCAAACAGAATTAGACGCGTTTATACAAAAACAACGGGTTACAAACGAAAATGTCTTTCAATCAAAAGGTCTTGCGCTTCTTGTAGAACTTGCAGAATTGGCAAATGAAACGCGGAGTTTTAAATTTTGGAGTACAAAAGGTCCATCTGATATAGAAGTTATCCTTGAAGAATATGTCGATTCGATTCATTTTTTATTATCACTTGGCATTGAACTAGGCTTCGAAAAAATGACTAATTGGCCTGAAGGAAAAGTCGAAGGCGAACTAACTGAATTATTTTTGAAAACGACAGAGTCGATTACATACTTTTTAAAGGAACTCACTTTGGAATCATATCGCAATGTATGGGTTCATTATGGCTCTATTGCGGATAAACTAGGCTTTACACATGATGCTATTATCCAAGCTTATATCATGAAAAATGAGGAAAATTATAAACGCCAAAAAGTAGGCTATTAAACGCCTGTAGAAAGGATAAAAAAATGCGCAAATTATTGCTAGCCGTCGTTGCTCTTGGGATTATCGGTTTCATTATCTATAAAGGAAATACAACCGTAGGAACAACAAATTATACGCTGACATCGAAACGACTGCCAGCTAATTTTGACGGTTATACAATCATCCAGCTATCCGATTTACATGACGCGATGTTTGGTGAAAATCACGCGGATATTGTGGATGAGGTCGTGAAGATTGCACCTGACGCCATCTATATAACTGGTGATTTCATAGATAGAAATCGTTATGACTTAGAGCAAAGTTTGCTTCTTGTTGAGGCGATTAAAGATGTGGCACCCATTTATTATGTAACTGGAAACCATGAAATATCTATAAACGATGTTGATAGAATTAAGGGTTCTTTACAAGAGTTAGGCGTTCAAGTTCTGTCCGATGACAGGAAAATTATTTCTTCCGCTGAAGGTGAAGTGATGGCAATTGGAGGAATTGAAGATCCGTTAAGCAGTGCGAGTGACGAACAAGTTACAGTAGAACGAGCTGTAGAGAAGGCATTTGACGAGGTTCCAAAAGAAACTTTTACTATATTGCTATCTCATCGCCCAGAATACTTTGATGTTTATGTGAAAAATGAAGTTGATGTAACTTTCAGTGGCCATGCACACGGCGGACAAATTCGAATTCCTGGTATTGGCGGAGTGATTTCACCTGGTCAAGGAATATTTCCTAAGCTGACATCTGGAATCCATGAAAAAGAAGGCAGCCAACTAGTAGTCAGTCGTGGAATTGGAAATAGTCTTTTTCCAGTTCGAGTATTTAACAAGCCTGAAATTGTTGTCGTGACGTTAAAAAAAGATTATTAAAGCGGCATTAACTTGTTTATTTAGACAAGTTAATGCCTTTTTCTATGCCCAATTTTACAAAGTTCAACAAAGGTATATGTTTAATTCTAAATTACGTGTCTAATCAGTTTAATTGAGTGAATATTGAATTCTATTGTTCCATTCTTCTTGAAGTCAATTCTTCATATGATGGATGGAAAACTAAAAATTGAGCACTAAGACGGAGGTGATGTGAAAAATGTAGTGTGTCTGATTGGGAGATTAAATAATGGGGGAGGAGAAAAGTTTATGAATGCAATTGTACTAGCGCTAATTGGAATGATTATTTTGGGATTAGGGTATCGTTACTATTCGAAATTTGTGGCAGAAAAAATCTTTCGTCTCGACCCGAATTACATTACGCCAGCACATCGCTACAAAGACGATGTGGACTTTGTTCCTACAAATAAGTTTGTGTTATGGGGGCACCACTTTACATCTGTCGCGGGTGCCGCGCCGATCGTTGGTCCTGCAATTGCTGTTTATTGGGGATGGCTACCAGCGTTTCTGTGGGTTATTTTAGGGACAGTGTTTGCAGCAGGAGTCCATGATTTTGGAACACTCGTATTATCTGTTCGAAATAAAGGACAATCTGTCGGTACATTAGCGCATAGATTGATTGGTCAGCGTGCAAAAATATTATTCTTATTTATCATTTTGATTTTAGTATTGATGGTCAATGCTGTTTTTGCATGGGTTATTTCAAATTTGTTCATTCAATTCCCGGCAAGTGTACTTCCGGTATTTATACAGATTCCACTAGCTCTTTGGATTGGCCATATCGTATATAAAAAGAAACAAAAGATGCTTGTACCATCACTAATTGCACTTGCAGTCATGTATATTGCAGCCATATTTTCGAGTCAATACAGTTTTCTTCAAATTGACTTGGTAAGGTATATGGGCGGTGATGCCGGTACAGGGTTATTTGGACTCGGCGCGGTATCTACGGCTTTCTTCATCTGGATTGTCGTATTAATGATTTATGTATATATCGCATCGGTTTTACCTGTATGGAAGCTTTTACAACCGCGTGACTTTATAAACTCACATCAGCTAGTTGTTGGATTAGGAATCTTATATATAGGATTAATATTTGTAAATCCAAAAATTACGGCACCGATAACCAATACAGCAGTAGGCGATGTTTCATGGTTTCCGCTTCTTTTCATAACGATTGCATGTGGAGCGATTTCAGGTTTTCATGGGCTTGTTTCTTCGGGAACATCCTCCAAACAACTTGATAAAGAAACTGATGCTCGTTTTGTCGGATATTTGGGTGCGGTAGGTGAAGGCGTATTAGCTTTAATAGCGATTATTGCAGCGATTACATTCTTTCCAAGTAAAGAAGAATTTCTTGCGACGTATTCAAGTTTCGGTGCTGCAAGTTCGGGTGGACTTGGAGTCTTTATTAAAGGCGCTAGTAATCTAGCATCTGGACTCGGTATCCCGGCAAGTATTTCAACAACAATCGTTTCAATCATCGTCGTTAGCTTTGCGGCTACTACGCTTGACTCGTCCCTTCGTTTAATGCGATATATCATTGCGGAACTAGGTGTCGAATACAAAATGCCAGTATTGGAGAAAAAACATGTCGCAACATCGCTTGCAGTATTTTCGAGTGCGGCACTGGTATTACTTCCAAAAGGTCCACAAGGGTTAGGTTCTGGCGGATATCTGCTATGGCCGTTATTTGGAACAGCAAACCAGCTATTGGCGGGGATAAGCTTGTTGCTCATTTCGATCTGGCTGAAGCGACTCGGCAGGAATTATCTTGTTACCATAATTCCGATGGTATTCGTCATGTTTATGACGCTGTGGGCGATGTTCCAGCAAGTCATTTTCCAATGGTCATGGTTCGGTAGTAACTCAAATATGTTACTGTTTATCTTTGGTGCAATCATCTTCGTGTTCGCGATTTGGATTATGCTGACCGCATTTTCCGCCCTATCAGGCAAATATGATGATAAGATAATAATAGAAGACGAGTGATTGAAATGGGAAGGATCCTGCTATAGCAGGGCTCCTTCTTTACATATTATCAAAGAGGGGGGAATCATTTGCGGAGTAAAATGAAAGCGCTTGTGAATTGGTACGAAGAAGTTTTAAGTATGCCGCATCGCCGAGAAGTTGCAAGCGAGTTACGGGATGAGGATGATTTATTTCTACTACTCTTATATTCTGAAATGATTGGGATTCCGAATCCTGCTTATTATTATACACTTGAGTTGTACCCCTATATGATGGAGAAATTTCATGACTGGCATTTACGGATGGGCATGGAAAAATCACCATTATCAGGGTTTCGATGTTGTTGAGATAGATTAGGGGGGAGTGGGCTATCACGATGGAAGTCTTAACTAAAAACATTATTTTTGTAGGTGGTAAGGGAGGCGTAGGAAAATCTACATCAGCTGCTGCAATCGCTTTGCAATCTGCAGAACAAGGATTTAAAACATTGCTCATTTCAACAGATCCGGCGCATAATGTCGGGGACATTTTCAGTACGGAAATTGGCGGTAAAACAAAGGAAATTGCCGATAATTTATATGCATTAGAAATAGACCCCGAAATCGAAACGGATAATTATATAAAAAGTGTGAAAGAAAATTTACGTGGTGTTGTTCATTCGGGCATGATGGAAGAAGTTCATCGCCAATTGGACACGGCCAAAGCATCACCTGGCGCAGATGAAGCAGCGCTATTTGATAAATTGATTAGTATTATATTAGAAGAACGTGCAAATTTCGATAAGCTCGTTTTCGACACCGCGCCAACTGGCCACACCATTCGTTTACTCTCATTACCAGAACTAATGGGTGTATGGATTAAGGGGTTGCTGGACAAGCGAAGAACGACCAATGAAAATTATTCAAGACTTATCAATGACGGCGAACCAGTTGAGGATCCAATATACGATGTTTTACGCATCAGACAATCGCGGTTTTCAAAAGCGAGAGAAGTACTGCTCGATCAGAAGCAAACAGGCTTTATCTTTGTTCTGAACCCAGAACGTTTGCCAATATTGGAAACGAAAAAAGCAATCGAGCTATTAAACAAATACGATTTAGTCGTATCTACGTTAATTATTAATAAAGTACTGCCTGAAGAGGCGGATGGTGATTTTATTATGGAGCGGAAAAAACATGAAAAACAATATATTGAGTTGATAAATGAATCATTTAATAAACAACAACTCATTTTCGTCCCTTTATTCTCACAAGATATCATTAGTGAAAAGCAACTCGCAGCATTCAGTAAATACTTTGGAAAAGGATGATTAAGATGAAAGCATTTATACATGAATCAGGAAAATTAAAGATTGGGAAAGTGCATGAGCCAGTAGCAAGTAAAAGGGAGGTAGTCGTTAAACTCCACACGGCAGGCTTGAACCGACGCGATTTATACATACCTAATCGTCGCGGTGAAGAGGCAGATGCGCTCGTATTAGGTTCTGATGGCGCTGGCGTTATCGATTCAGTTGGTGAAGGTGTAACGGACTTTTCAATTGGCGATGAAGTCATCATCAACCCGGCTTTAAGGTGGGAGACAAATAGTGTTGCTCCGCCAGAAGGATTTGATATTTTAGGCATGCCAGATAACGGCACATTTGCTGAAAAGATCGTCATCTCTTCAGAGCAAGTTGAATTAAAACCGAAGCACCTAACTTGGGAAGAGGCTGGCGTACTGGCATTGTCCGCATTAACCGGTTACCGTGCATTGTTTACAAAAGGAAATTTGAAAGCGGGGGAAACTGTTTTAATTCCTGGTGCTGGAAGTGGTGTGGCAACTTATTTAATTTCATTTGCTAAAAATATCGGTGCTCGCGTAATCGTCACCTCGCGCAGTGAAGAAAAACGTCAACAAGCTCTTGAATTAGGTGCAGATATTGCGCTTGATACGAGTGGCGATTGGAAACAAGAGTTGGACGGAGAAGTTGTAGACTTAGTCATTGAAAGTGTTGGAAGAGCGACATTTAATCGTTCATTAGAGGTCTTGAAGAAAGGTGGACGTATCGTTGTTTTTGGAGCTACGACCGAGGATACTGTAGAGTTGGATCTACGAAACTTTTTCTACAGTCAATTTCAATTACTCGGTTCCACTATGGGTAGCAGGGAAGAGTTGCGAGAAATGATTGCCCATATTGAGAAATATGAAACACGTCCGGTTGTTGATAAGACATTCACACTTGATGATGCAGTTGAAGCTTTTGATTATCTGGAACAGAGTAAAAACTTTGGAAAAGTTGCATTTAAAATAAGTGAATAAGCAAAACCCTCCCGTTAATTTTTTCGCGGGAGGGTTTACTTTTATTCAATCGAAACTTTTTTGTTTTGCTCACTGATTAGTTCATTGCTAGTTGCTAAAGGTGAGAATCGCGCGTTAAAAAATCTTAGTGTTGGTGGTTCGTAATCCATTTTTAGCCCACCAATCTCATCGCGTTTTTTAAATAAGTCAACGATTGAATCTACAACAACGTCCATATGATTATTTGTGTAAACTCTTCTAGGAATCGTTAATCGAACGAGTTCAAGCTCCGGTCTATTATTTTCACCCGTTTCGATATTACGTCCCGCAGAAATAATTCCTCTTTCCATACTGCGAACACCCGAGTCGAGATAGAGTGCGGCGGCTAAGGCTTGTGCTGGAAACTCGTCTTGTTTTAAATGTGGAAGAAAGGATTTTGCATCTAGGAATACCGCGTGGCCACCAATCGGCAGTACGATGGGTACACCCGCTTCGATCAATTGATCGCCAAGATGGCGAACTTGCCCAATACGATGTTCAATATAATGATCATCCACAGCCTCGCGAATACCGATTGCCATCGCTTCCATGTCTCGTCCTGCCATTCCGCCGTAAGAAGGCATTCCTTCATACACGACAACAAGCTCGCGTGACCGAATGTAAAGTTCTTCGTCATTCATGGCAAGAAAACCACCGATATTAACTAAACAATCTTTTTTACCACTCATTGTACAACCGTCTGAGTAAGATAACATTTCCTTTAAGATATGGGCAATCGGCTTTTCCGCGTAACCTTCTTCACGTTCTTTAATAAAGAAAGCATTTTCAACGCAACGCGTCGCATCAAAGAAAACATCGATTTGGTAAGTTTGGCAAAGTTCATATACTTCTTTCATATTTCGCATGCTAACCGGCTGTCCGCCTGCAAGATTGACAGTAACAGCTAAACAAACGTATGGAATTTTTTCAGCGCCAACTTCGTCTATTAATTTCTGGAGTTTCGTTAAGTCGATATTACCTTTAAACGGATGGTCAATTGTCGGATTATGGGCTTCATCAATAATAATATCAACAAATTTTGCGCCGTTCATTTCTTGATGTGCGCGCGTCGTCGTAAAATACATATTCCCTGGAACGTAGTCGCCATCTTTTATTTTTAATTGAGAAAGGATATTTTCAGCACCACGCCCTTGATGGGTTGGCAATACGAATTGATAACCGTAAAATTCTTGCACAGCCTTTTCAAGCTTTTTCCAACTTTTACTCCCCGCGTATGCTTCGTCTCCGGTCATAAGTGCTCCCCATTGTTCATCACTCATTGCTGTGGTTCCGCTATCCGTTAAAAGATCGATATAAACATCTTCGGAATCAATCAGAAACGTATTGTAGCCTGCTCGTTTCAAAGATTCTTTTCGTTCTTCATAAGATAACATCGAAAGTGTTTCTACGCTTTTAATTTTGTAAGGTTCAGCCGTTCTTCTTCCCAAGTTCCCCAGCCCCTTTTTTCAAATTATTAATCTCTTTAACTATATATATATTATTAACTTATTTCAATTATCAGAGCCTTCTTATTTTTATTGCTATATTTTCACAATATGACTGTCTATCCTATGAAATGAGCGATATAATAGAAGAAAAGGGAAAGTGGGGATGGAAATGACGAGAAAAGTTGAACCGCTCACTGATTTGGAAATTGCAACACGCGCCAAAATGAAATCTATTTGGGATATTGCCTTCACGGCAGGTATTCCAGAGGAGGCAGTTGAACCCTTTGGCAGATATAAAGCAAAAATCGATGTCACAAAATTAAATAAAACAACTACACAAGGCAAAGTCATCCTCGTTACCGCAATAAGCCCGACGCCAGCAGGTGAAGGGAAATCAACCGTAACTGTGGGACTGGCTGATGCTTTTACAAAACTGAACAAGAAAGTGATAATTGCTTTGCGTGAACCGTCACTTGGTCCTGTCATGGGTATGAAAGGCGGAGCCACGGGGGGCGGGTATGCGCAAGTGCTTCCAATGGAGGAAATCAATCTTCATTTTAATGGCGATATTCATGCAATTACCACAGCAAATAACGCATTAAGTGCACTCATTGATAATCATTTACATAGGGGTAATGAGTTGCAATTAGATCCGCGTAGAATCACGTGGAAGCGCGTTCTTGATATGAATGATCGTGCGTTGCGTCATGTGACGATAGGTTTAGGTGGTCCTGCACAGGGTATTCCGCGAGAAGACGGATTTGATATTACGGTCGCCTCGGAAATCATGGCAGTCTTTTGTTTAGCAAAAGACTTATTTGATTTAAAGGAACGTATTTCACGTATTGTCATCGGCTACACGTATAAAAGGGAAGCGGTTACAGTCGCTGATCTTGGCGTTGAAGGTGCATTAACATTATTGCTTAAGGAGGCATTTAAGCCCAACTTAGTTCAAACGATTGAAGGCACACCAGCTTTAATCCACGGGGGACCTTTCGCGAATATCGCGCATGGCTGTAACTCTTTAATTGCAACAAATACCGCAAGACAACTTGCGGATTATGTCGTTACCGAGGCAGGATTCGGTTCGGATCTTGGTGCAGAAAAGTTTATGAATATTAAAGCGAGGCAAGGCGGCTTTTCACCCGATGCGGTTGTTGTCGTAGCAACCGTTCGAGCCCTTAAAATGCAAGGTGGTGTCTCGAAAAAAGAACTAGCTATTGAGAATGAAGAAGCTGTCATTTCAGGGCTTCCAAATTTAGCAAAACATATTGAAACAATTCGTACTTTTGGGGTAGAGCCCGTTGTTGCAATCAACCGTTTCATCAAAGATTCGACGTCTGAAATAAATGCCATTCTGAATTGGTGTAAGGAGAAAGGTGTTCGCGTAGCAATTGCAAATGTGTGGGAAGATGGTGGGGAAGGCGGCATCGCGTTGGCAAAAGAAGTGCTACATGTGTTAAATGGAAAGAATAACTTCGCTACTTTATACGATGTGGAAGAATCCATATATAATAAAGTCCTTAAAATTGTGCAGCAAGTTTACGGCGGTAAAGATGTCGTCTTTACTGACCAGGCACAACGTAATATGAAAGACATCGAACGAAATGGGTGGGATGTATTGCCAATATGTATGGCGAAAACGCAGTATTCATTTTCAGACGAG includes the following:
- a CDS encoding carbon starvation protein A; the encoded protein is MNAIVLALIGMIILGLGYRYYSKFVAEKIFRLDPNYITPAHRYKDDVDFVPTNKFVLWGHHFTSVAGAAPIVGPAIAVYWGWLPAFLWVILGTVFAAGVHDFGTLVLSVRNKGQSVGTLAHRLIGQRAKILFLFIILILVLMVNAVFAWVISNLFIQFPASVLPVFIQIPLALWIGHIVYKKKQKMLVPSLIALAVMYIAAIFSSQYSFLQIDLVRYMGGDAGTGLFGLGAVSTAFFIWIVVLMIYVYIASVLPVWKLLQPRDFINSHQLVVGLGILYIGLIFVNPKITAPITNTAVGDVSWFPLLFITIACGAISGFHGLVSSGTSSKQLDKETDARFVGYLGAVGEGVLALIAIIAAITFFPSKEEFLATYSSFGAASSGGLGVFIKGASNLASGLGIPASISTTIVSIIVVSFAATTLDSSLRLMRYIIAELGVEYKMPVLEKKHVATSLAVFSSAALVLLPKGPQGLGSGGYLLWPLFGTANQLLAGISLLLISIWLKRLGRNYLVTIIPMVFVMFMTLWAMFQQVIFQWSWFGSNSNMLLFIFGAIIFVFAIWIMLTAFSALSGKYDDKIIIEDE
- a CDS encoding tyrosine phenol-lyase, whose protein sequence is MGRRTAEPYKIKSVETLSMLSYEERKESLKRAGYNTFLIDSEDVYIDLLTDSGTTAMSDEQWGALMTGDEAYAGSKSWKKLEKAVQEFYGYQFVLPTHQGRGAENILSQLKIKDGDYVPGNMYFTTTRAHQEMNGAKFVDIIIDEAHNPTIDHPFKGNIDLTKLQKLIDEVGAEKIPYVCLAVTVNLAGGQPVSMRNMKEVYELCQTYQIDVFFDATRCVENAFFIKEREEGYAEKPIAHILKEMLSYSDGCTMSGKKDCLVNIGGFLAMNDEELYIRSRELVVVYEGMPSYGGMAGRDMEAMAIGIREAVDDHYIEHRIGQVRHLGDQLIEAGVPIVLPIGGHAVFLDAKSFLPHLKQDEFPAQALAAALYLDSGVRSMERGIISAGRNIETGENNRPELELVRLTIPRRVYTNNHMDVVVDSIVDLFKKRDEIGGLKMDYEPPTLRFFNARFSPLATSNELISEQNKKVSIE
- a CDS encoding dUTP diphosphatase; the encoded protein is MKLTKLFEMQTELDAFIQKQRVTNENVFQSKGLALLVELAELANETRSFKFWSTKGPSDIEVILEEYVDSIHFLLSLGIELGFEKMTNWPEGKVEGELTELFLKTTESITYFLKELTLESYRNVWVHYGSIADKLGFTHDAIIQAYIMKNEENYKRQKVGY
- a CDS encoding metallophosphoesterase, whose translation is MRKLLLAVVALGIIGFIIYKGNTTVGTTNYTLTSKRLPANFDGYTIIQLSDLHDAMFGENHADIVDEVVKIAPDAIYITGDFIDRNRYDLEQSLLLVEAIKDVAPIYYVTGNHEISINDVDRIKGSLQELGVQVLSDDRKIISSAEGEVMAIGGIEDPLSSASDEQVTVERAVEKAFDEVPKETFTILLSHRPEYFDVYVKNEVDVTFSGHAHGGQIRIPGIGGVISPGQGIFPKLTSGIHEKEGSQLVVSRGIGNSLFPVRVFNKPEIVVVTLKKDY
- the rpmI gene encoding 50S ribosomal protein L35 gives rise to the protein MAKMKTHSGSAKRFKKTGTGKVKRGRAYTSHLFANKTTKAKRHLRKASLVSSGDYKRIREMITYLK
- a CDS encoding DUF1294 domain-containing protein, producing the protein MQTVALICIAVMSVWTFAAMGYDKRQSKRKGQRVPEKNLWLLAMLGGGIGAYFGMQLFRHKTRHTSFRIGFLMLAILYGVLILYLFGVTLPTTSFV
- the rplT gene encoding 50S ribosomal protein L20, with the translated sequence MPRVKSGVERRKRRNRVLKLAKGYYGSKHRLYRTANEQVMRSFNYAYRDRRQRKRDFRKLWITRINAAARMNGLSYSNMMHGLKVAGIDINRKMLADLAVSDAQAFTQLADAAKKAVAK
- a CDS encoding ArsA family ATPase; translation: MEVLTKNIIFVGGKGGVGKSTSAAAIALQSAEQGFKTLLISTDPAHNVGDIFSTEIGGKTKEIADNLYALEIDPEIETDNYIKSVKENLRGVVHSGMMEEVHRQLDTAKASPGADEAALFDKLISIILEERANFDKLVFDTAPTGHTIRLLSLPELMGVWIKGLLDKRRTTNENYSRLINDGEPVEDPIYDVLRIRQSRFSKAREVLLDQKQTGFIFVLNPERLPILETKKAIELLNKYDLVVSTLIINKVLPEEADGDFIMERKKHEKQYIELINESFNKQQLIFVPLFSQDIISEKQLAAFSKYFGKG
- a CDS encoding cory-CC-star protein, whose translation is MRSKMKALVNWYEEVLSMPHRREVASELRDEDDLFLLLLYSEMIGIPNPAYYYTLELYPYMMEKFHDWHLRMGMEKSPLSGFRCC
- a CDS encoding zinc-binding dehydrogenase; this translates as MKAFIHESGKLKIGKVHEPVASKREVVVKLHTAGLNRRDLYIPNRRGEEADALVLGSDGAGVIDSVGEGVTDFSIGDEVIINPALRWETNSVAPPEGFDILGMPDNGTFAEKIVISSEQVELKPKHLTWEEAGVLALSALTGYRALFTKGNLKAGETVLIPGAGSGVATYLISFAKNIGARVIVTSRSEEKRQQALELGADIALDTSGDWKQELDGEVVDLVIESVGRATFNRSLEVLKKGGRIVVFGATTEDTVELDLRNFFYSQFQLLGSTMGSREELREMIAHIEKYETRPVVDKTFTLDDAVEAFDYLEQSKNFGKVAFKISE
- a CDS encoding sigma-w pathway protein ysdB codes for the protein MGLVIRFLIIAFIIYLFYRGIRYLFDPKRKLDDAYEEERYYFYDDVRNVRKNFFITYKGAMFEGEKYLGTTETSFDVVSIFVWVKNEAKLQGFTKDDFNFLKAEILSNYPTAKISWKNPIEKLMN
- a CDS encoding formate--tetrahydrofolate ligase, giving the protein MTRKVEPLTDLEIATRAKMKSIWDIAFTAGIPEEAVEPFGRYKAKIDVTKLNKTTTQGKVILVTAISPTPAGEGKSTVTVGLADAFTKLNKKVIIALREPSLGPVMGMKGGATGGGYAQVLPMEEINLHFNGDIHAITTANNALSALIDNHLHRGNELQLDPRRITWKRVLDMNDRALRHVTIGLGGPAQGIPREDGFDITVASEIMAVFCLAKDLFDLKERISRIVIGYTYKREAVTVADLGVEGALTLLLKEAFKPNLVQTIEGTPALIHGGPFANIAHGCNSLIATNTARQLADYVVTEAGFGSDLGAEKFMNIKARQGGFSPDAVVVVATVRALKMQGGVSKKELAIENEEAVISGLPNLAKHIETIRTFGVEPVVAINRFIKDSTSEINAILNWCKEKGVRVAIANVWEDGGEGGIALAKEVLHVLNGKNNFATLYDVEESIYNKVLKIVQQVYGGKDVVFTDQAQRNMKDIERNGWDVLPICMAKTQYSFSDEPKLMGRPEGFSITVREIIPKLGAGFLVCLTGDIMTMPGLPKSPTALNMDVDENGNAIGLM
- the infC gene encoding translation initiation factor IF-3, with protein sequence MNVNQGIRAREVRLIDHNGEQLGIKTRNEALEIATRVNLDLVLVAPKAKPPVARIMDHGKFKFEQQKKEREVRRNQKVILLKEVRLSPTIDEHDFQTKLRNAIRFLENGDKVKASIRFRGRAITHKEIGQRVLDRFAEECKELATIEQRPKMEGRSMFLVLAPTVEK